From the genome of Gemmatimonadota bacterium, one region includes:
- a CDS encoding alpha/beta hydrolase, with protein sequence MPRRLLAALLLLPAALPAQGAKLEARAYALLGTAGDTIGVERWVALGGAIRAEQRRPGGDAPLRLRLDEDPEARLERLTRIIGPAGGAERAEAVSVPGLAALRSGVEGRPTASRDTPPGSALLAPRSLALLQRQLHRADQQGDIWYNGHWFTPTVTLRGEALVIDTLRVTAIGVDTLLVESAEWQLRLAVDAEGTISGGGGRGAEGQPLRVVRLADRLAADGWLVDLGDYAAPAGAPWQTSAVSVPVGGGVTLGGTLTMPDGPAPHAAVLLLSGSGAQDRDGSTMLGYRPLRELADSLAAHGIASLRLDDRGVGASGGDYPSRTIHELAEDASRALRLLAALPGVDAEALGIVGHSEGALVAMQAVANGADAKTLVLLAAPSRPGRELVALQQRYGATRMVRDSAPDRQPALIEALLQGSSEAVEALRRDSRGFRALLGYDPRAAAKRVRVPTLLLHGDQDTQVPVGQAAELAAVLRRAGADAAVERLPDVNHLFLADRSGDPAGYLLLPDRRLADGVVAAVVRWLQARLP encoded by the coding sequence GCGCTCCCCGCGCAGGGGGCGAAGCTCGAGGCGCGGGCCTATGCCCTCCTCGGGACTGCGGGCGACACGATCGGGGTCGAGCGCTGGGTCGCCCTCGGTGGCGCGATCCGCGCCGAGCAGCGGCGGCCCGGCGGTGACGCGCCACTCCGCTTGCGCCTCGACGAAGACCCGGAAGCACGGCTCGAACGGCTGACCCGCATCATCGGCCCCGCGGGCGGTGCCGAGCGGGCCGAAGCCGTCAGCGTCCCCGGCCTTGCCGCACTCCGAAGCGGCGTCGAGGGGCGCCCGACGGCGAGCCGCGACACGCCACCGGGAAGTGCGCTCCTGGCCCCGCGCTCGCTCGCGCTGCTGCAACGGCAACTCCACCGCGCCGATCAGCAGGGCGACATCTGGTACAACGGCCACTGGTTCACCCCCACGGTGACGCTGCGTGGCGAGGCGTTGGTCATCGACACGCTGCGGGTCACCGCGATCGGCGTCGACACGCTGCTGGTCGAGTCGGCGGAATGGCAGCTGCGCCTCGCGGTCGACGCGGAGGGGACCATCAGCGGCGGCGGCGGGCGCGGCGCCGAGGGCCAGCCACTCCGCGTGGTGCGCCTGGCCGATCGCCTCGCCGCCGATGGCTGGTTGGTCGATCTGGGCGACTATGCCGCGCCAGCCGGGGCACCGTGGCAGACGAGCGCCGTCTCCGTCCCGGTCGGCGGTGGTGTGACGCTCGGCGGCACACTCACCATGCCGGATGGCCCCGCGCCCCACGCCGCCGTGCTGCTCCTCTCCGGCTCGGGCGCACAGGATCGCGACGGCTCCACGATGCTCGGCTATCGACCGCTGCGTGAACTGGCCGACTCGTTGGCGGCGCACGGCATTGCCTCGCTCCGCCTCGATGATCGCGGCGTAGGGGCCTCCGGCGGCGACTACCCTTCCCGGACTATCCACGAGCTCGCCGAGGACGCCTCGCGGGCATTGCGGCTCCTGGCGGCCCTTCCGGGCGTCGATGCCGAGGCGCTCGGCATCGTCGGCCACAGCGAGGGCGCGTTGGTCGCGATGCAGGCGGTCGCCAACGGTGCCGATGCGAAGACGCTGGTGTTGCTGGCCGCCCCGTCGCGACCCGGTCGGGAGCTGGTCGCGCTGCAGCAACGCTACGGGGCGACCCGCATGGTCCGCGACAGCGCACCCGATCGGCAACCGGCACTGATCGAGGCGCTGCTGCAGGGCTCGAGTGAGGCGGTCGAGGCGTTGCGGCGCGACTCGCGCGGCTTCCGTGCCCTCCTCGGCTATGACCCCCGAGCCGCCGCCAAGCGCGTGCGGGTACCCACCCTGCTGCTCCATGGCGACCAGGACACCCAGGTGCCGGTGGGTCAGGCCGCAGAGTTGGCGGCCGTGCTCCGGCGTGCCGGCGCGGATGCCGCCGTGGAGCGGCTTCCCGACGTGAACCACCTCTTCCTGGCCGACCGCAGTGGCGATCCCGCTGGCTACCTGCTGCTCCCCGATCGACGACTTGCGGACGGGGTCGTGGCGGCCGTGGTCCGCTGGCTGCAGGCGCGGCTCCCCTGA
- a CDS encoding zinc-binding dehydrogenase, giving the protein MRALSLTATGGPEHLAVLDLPAPRLQAPDEVRIGVRAIALNRLDLWVADGLPAAPIKAFPHIVGADAAGVVLEVGPAVTSVQVGDRVVVNPGVSCGHCTACLAGDEVFCRHFGLLGEHRPGTAAEEIVLPARNVARLEGEWSWAEAAAFPLASLTAWRMLTTRARVQAGESVLIWGIGGGVAVAALQIARFLGAHVAVTSGSDAKLARAAALGAELALQHGGAADIPAAVKAHFGRGVDVVVDTVGAPTWPRSLKALRPGGRLVTCGATGGPEVTLDLRRLFWFQWSLLGSTMGTSSEFAAVVAHGNAGRFRPPVDAIFPLADGAAAYQRLAAGDQFGKLVLEVSS; this is encoded by the coding sequence ATGCGCGCGCTCTCTCTCACCGCCACCGGCGGTCCCGAGCATCTGGCCGTTCTCGACCTCCCCGCGCCGCGCCTGCAGGCGCCCGATGAGGTCCGCATCGGCGTCCGCGCCATCGCCCTGAATCGCCTCGACCTCTGGGTGGCCGACGGGCTGCCGGCCGCGCCAATCAAGGCGTTCCCGCATATCGTGGGGGCCGACGCCGCCGGCGTCGTGCTCGAGGTCGGCCCTGCCGTCACTTCGGTCCAGGTCGGTGATCGCGTGGTGGTGAACCCCGGCGTCTCCTGCGGCCACTGCACCGCATGTCTCGCGGGTGACGAAGTCTTCTGTCGCCACTTCGGATTGCTCGGAGAGCATCGCCCCGGCACCGCCGCCGAGGAGATCGTGCTCCCCGCACGCAACGTCGCCCGACTCGAGGGCGAGTGGAGCTGGGCCGAGGCGGCCGCCTTCCCCCTCGCCTCGCTGACCGCCTGGCGGATGCTGACGACCCGTGCGCGGGTACAGGCGGGAGAATCGGTCCTCATCTGGGGCATCGGCGGCGGAGTCGCCGTCGCCGCGCTCCAGATCGCCCGCTTTCTCGGCGCCCACGTCGCGGTCACCTCCGGCTCCGACGCCAAATTGGCCCGGGCCGCGGCGCTCGGCGCCGAACTCGCGCTCCAGCACGGCGGCGCCGCTGACATCCCGGCGGCCGTCAAGGCACATTTCGGGCGCGGCGTCGATGTCGTGGTCGACACGGTGGGGGCGCCGACCTGGCCACGGTCGCTCAAGGCGCTGCGCCCCGGGGGCCGCCTGGTCACCTGCGGCGCAACTGGCGGCCCCGAGGTGACTCTCGACCTGCGCCGGCTCTTCTGGTTCCAGTGGAGCCTGCTCGGATCGACGATGGGCACCAGCAGCGAATTCGCGGCGGTGGTCGCCCATGGCAACGCCGGACGCTTCCGACCCCCGGTCGATGCGATCTTTCCCCTCGCCGATGGGGCCGCGGCCTACCAGCGCCTCGCGGCCGGCGATCAGTTCGGCAAACTCGTGCTTGAGGTCTCTTCGTGA
- a CDS encoding amidohydrolase family protein gives MTALTGATVIDVVSGRPIPDAVVLIRDGMIVSIGSSAELAVPSGATTVDLAGRWIVPGFIDAHAHLQPWGLAASLRYGVTTVRDLHDGLPLADTLRAMVGRGPTPRLFLAGAMVDAPPTTYPDAIALAEPDSAAAVVQRLAATGVQWIKGYTHLTPPLLGALVTAARAQSRPVAVHLGLTNAVEAAMLGVTSIEHLSGVPEASDDSLALQAGHRRGFFDGWTAFELAWARMAPAALGGIARDLAATGVVLVPTLGLHETFAHLDDSLVYRSPDLAAVPDSARRNWNVPGMITRAGWTPGIYPRFREARPIQDAFVRSFVAAGGRVATGTDASNQLLVPGAGVHLEMELLVHAGLSPLDALRAATVNGAQLLRADHLGRLRPGAAADLVVLGGDPLVEIRNTRLIVRVMSRGEWVQR, from the coding sequence GTGACCGCGCTCACCGGGGCGACCGTGATCGACGTCGTCTCGGGGCGCCCGATTCCCGATGCCGTGGTGCTGATCCGTGATGGGATGATCGTCTCGATCGGCTCGTCCGCGGAGCTGGCCGTCCCCTCGGGCGCGACGACCGTCGACCTGGCCGGTCGCTGGATCGTCCCGGGCTTCATCGATGCCCATGCGCACCTGCAGCCGTGGGGCCTCGCCGCGTCGCTCCGCTACGGCGTCACCACGGTGCGCGACCTCCACGACGGCCTGCCGTTGGCCGACACGCTGCGCGCGATGGTGGGCCGCGGCCCGACGCCGCGCCTCTTTCTCGCCGGCGCGATGGTCGATGCGCCGCCGACCACCTATCCCGATGCGATCGCCCTCGCCGAGCCCGATTCGGCCGCTGCCGTGGTCCAGCGTCTCGCCGCCACCGGTGTCCAGTGGATCAAGGGCTACACGCACCTGACCCCGCCGCTGCTCGGCGCGCTGGTGACCGCCGCGCGGGCGCAGAGCCGCCCGGTCGCGGTGCACCTCGGCCTGACCAACGCCGTCGAAGCGGCGATGCTCGGCGTCACCTCGATCGAACACCTGAGCGGTGTCCCCGAGGCCTCGGACGATTCCCTCGCGCTGCAGGCCGGACATCGCCGCGGCTTCTTCGACGGCTGGACCGCCTTCGAACTCGCCTGGGCGCGGATGGCACCCGCGGCGCTCGGTGGCATTGCCCGCGACCTCGCCGCCACCGGCGTGGTGCTCGTCCCGACCCTCGGCTTGCACGAGACCTTCGCGCATCTCGACGACTCGCTCGTCTATCGCTCCCCCGATCTCGCCGCGGTGCCCGACTCCGCACGCCGCAACTGGAACGTCCCCGGCATGATCACGCGCGCCGGCTGGACACCAGGGATCTATCCGCGCTTCCGCGAGGCGCGGCCGATTCAGGATGCCTTCGTGCGGAGCTTCGTGGCCGCCGGTGGCCGCGTCGCGACCGGAACCGATGCGTCGAATCAGCTGCTCGTCCCCGGCGCCGGCGTGCACCTCGAAATGGAGCTGCTGGTGCACGCCGGCCTCTCTCCCCTCGACGCGCTGCGTGCCGCGACCGTCAACGGTGCCCAACTCCTCCGTGCCGATCATCTCGGCCGCCTGCGCCCCGGTGCCGCGGCCGATCTCGTCGTCCTCGGCGGTGACCCGCTCGTCGAGATCCGCAACACGCGGCTGATTGTCAGGGTGATGAGCAGGGGGGAGTGGGTACAACGATGA
- a CDS encoding ribonuclease HI, whose protein sequence is MAIVHLDESCLGNGKPGDNPGGAGGLVEIRTSAGLQRREFYLHSKATTNNRMALASAIAALQLLGQKKNRLRLLVISDSEYLVKGIREWAPAWKARGWVRKGGGIENLELWRALWQSLDLHDVQFIWVRGHAGHPKNEYANDLAIAAATKQITSDGIIESGYDAWLEGKHAARQYLGYDPDATFAALEARLAAGERFPIKEVGA, encoded by the coding sequence ATCGCCATCGTGCATCTCGACGAGAGCTGTCTCGGCAACGGCAAACCGGGCGACAACCCCGGCGGCGCCGGCGGGCTCGTCGAAATCCGCACCAGTGCCGGCCTGCAGCGCCGCGAGTTCTACCTCCATTCCAAGGCGACCACCAACAACCGGATGGCGCTTGCCAGTGCGATCGCCGCGCTCCAGTTGCTCGGGCAGAAGAAGAATCGTCTCCGCCTGCTGGTGATTTCCGACAGCGAATATCTGGTAAAGGGGATTCGCGAGTGGGCCCCGGCGTGGAAGGCACGCGGTTGGGTGCGGAAGGGCGGCGGGATCGAGAACCTCGAGCTGTGGCGCGCGCTCTGGCAGTCGCTCGACCTGCACGACGTGCAGTTCATCTGGGTGCGCGGCCACGCGGGCCATCCGAAGAACGAATACGCCAACGACCTCGCGATTGCGGCGGCGACGAAGCAGATCACCTCCGATGGCATCATCGAATCCGGATACGATGCCTGGCTTGAGGGAAAGCACGCTGCGCGCCAGTATCTGGGGTACGACCCCGACGCGACCTTCGCGGCGCTCGAGGCACGGCTCGCGGCCGGAGAGCGCTTCCCGATCAAGGAGGTGGGGGCATGA